In one Flavobacteriales bacterium genomic region, the following are encoded:
- a CDS encoding DUF2911 domain-containing protein: MMKHAILAALVAAPLLTTAQKLPQPSPKGSVEQVIGLTTVKVEYNRPSMKGRVIFGDLVPYGKVWRTGANLCTTIEFDGPVTLQGEPVKPGKYSLFTIPSEDTWVVILNRNTELWGAEDRKEEEDVLRVKAQRRKNGTPVETLTFSFDAIGQDKAELGLRWEAMHIPLLIEADATEQSLQNIKEALSKPDADYRAYHGSARFCLDRGIRQEDALAWAQRSVTMERKYWNTYTLALAYASNGKMKEAVESANEGMKLAQEAKDDTYVKMCKARIDEWRPRVGTAAPATTKPTK, translated from the coding sequence CTCAGCCCAGCCCCAAGGGATCCGTGGAGCAGGTCATCGGCCTCACCACAGTCAAGGTCGAGTACAACCGGCCCAGCATGAAGGGCCGCGTCATCTTCGGCGATCTTGTCCCCTACGGAAAGGTGTGGCGGACCGGCGCCAACCTGTGCACCACCATCGAGTTCGATGGGCCGGTGACCCTGCAAGGTGAGCCGGTGAAACCCGGCAAGTATTCGCTCTTCACCATCCCCTCCGAGGACACTTGGGTGGTCATCCTCAACCGCAACACCGAGCTGTGGGGCGCGGAGGACCGCAAGGAGGAGGAGGACGTGCTCCGGGTGAAGGCGCAGCGCCGCAAGAACGGCACCCCCGTGGAGACGCTGACCTTCAGCTTCGATGCCATCGGTCAGGACAAGGCGGAGCTGGGGCTTCGCTGGGAGGCCATGCACATCCCCCTCCTCATCGAGGCCGATGCCACCGAACAGTCCCTGCAGAACATCAAGGAGGCGCTGAGCAAGCCGGATGCGGACTACCGTGCCTATCACGGGAGCGCCCGCTTCTGCCTGGATCGCGGCATCCGCCAGGAGGATGCGCTGGCCTGGGCGCAGCGCAGCGTGACCATGGAGCGGAAGTACTGGAACACCTACACCTTGGCGCTCGCCTATGCCTCCAACGGCAAGATGAAGGAGGCCGTGGAGTCGGCCAACGAGGGCATGAAGCTGGCACAGGAAGCGAAGGATGACACCTACGTGAAGATGTGCAAGGCGCGCATCGACGAGTGGCGCCCGCGGGTGGGCACGGCAGCACCCGCCACCACCAAGCCGACGAAATAG